In Plantibacter sp. PA-3-X8, one DNA window encodes the following:
- a CDS encoding DUF6716 putative glycosyltransferase encodes MVDSDSFVKWGAATLSRATGWDVDLVLIESDVSATDRQVDIALLHTAFEGRTVRRLSLRGLVDLIRSEQPDGVFVSTRGPVAEVVISELLALGRSTRPVVLTGLPGISIPAKWKGIFLRAQADVFVLHSHREVAAYRELALTHGVEPAFALATLPFLTDTATESPAEPAPRTRVVFAAQATVPADRGDRLRILSWLRTLANRHRDLDVVIKVRGLAGDPQTHHEHYPFDTLLTGPTPDNLRVATGSMAVHLGHAAGLVTVSSTAAIEAIAAGVPVILLDDFGVDPALINTVFEGSGLLASKDDLMAARFRHPNPDWLQQNYFHPALEDDWIQRSEEAFAARDLGTLPIRPRARQSRGGMLRTGWERRRAFGRADTSALGTVAFVIGRPLQIARRLVRRARGVQPAERQPIPSRRLAPIETETPVRAPHGARHRTAR; translated from the coding sequence GTGGTGGACTCCGACTCCTTCGTGAAGTGGGGCGCCGCCACCCTCTCCCGCGCGACCGGCTGGGACGTCGACCTCGTCCTCATCGAGAGCGACGTGTCCGCCACCGACCGGCAGGTGGACATCGCCCTGCTCCACACGGCGTTCGAGGGGCGGACCGTCCGTCGCCTGTCGCTCCGAGGACTCGTCGACCTCATCCGGTCCGAGCAGCCGGACGGCGTGTTCGTCTCCACGCGTGGGCCGGTCGCCGAGGTCGTCATCTCGGAACTCCTCGCGCTCGGGCGCTCCACCCGCCCGGTGGTGCTCACCGGCCTCCCCGGCATCTCCATCCCGGCGAAGTGGAAGGGGATCTTCCTCCGCGCGCAGGCGGACGTCTTCGTCCTGCACAGCCACCGCGAGGTCGCCGCCTACCGTGAACTCGCGCTGACGCACGGGGTCGAACCGGCGTTCGCGCTCGCGACCCTGCCGTTCCTGACGGACACGGCGACCGAGTCACCGGCCGAGCCCGCCCCGCGTACCCGGGTCGTCTTCGCCGCCCAGGCCACCGTCCCGGCCGATCGCGGCGACCGGCTCCGGATCCTGTCCTGGCTGCGGACCCTCGCGAACCGGCACCGCGACCTCGACGTCGTGATCAAGGTGCGCGGCCTCGCCGGCGACCCGCAGACCCATCACGAGCACTACCCCTTCGACACCCTCCTGACCGGTCCGACACCCGACAACCTGCGGGTCGCCACCGGGTCGATGGCGGTCCACCTCGGCCACGCGGCCGGGCTCGTCACCGTGAGTTCCACCGCCGCGATCGAGGCCATCGCGGCCGGGGTCCCGGTCATCCTGCTCGACGACTTCGGTGTGGACCCGGCACTCATCAACACCGTCTTCGAGGGCAGCGGGCTGTTGGCCTCCAAGGACGACCTCATGGCCGCCCGGTTCCGGCACCCGAACCCGGACTGGCTGCAGCAGAACTACTTCCACCCCGCCCTGGAGGACGACTGGATCCAGCGGTCGGAGGAGGCGTTCGCCGCGCGCGACCTCGGGACCCTGCCGATCCGTCCTCGGGCACGACAGAGTCGCGGCGGCATGCTCCGCACCGGTTGGGAGCGGCGTCGGGCGTTCGGGCGGGCCGACACGAGCGCGCTGGGCACGGTCGCCTTCGTCATCGGGCGGCCACTGCAGATCGCTCGCCGTCTGGTCCGTCGCGCTCGTGGCGTCCAGCCGGCCGAGCGCCAACCGATCCCCTCCCGTCGGCTCGCGCCGATCGAGACGGAGACACCGGTGCGCGCTCCGCACGGGGCTCGTCACCGCACGGCCCGCTGA
- a CDS encoding sensor histidine kinase, giving the protein MASVETGSAPWTTPSDRRPGRPVWRLWAPVVVSFLVQVPATAVLALHGSFGPGAGASGWSRSSAVLLALAGVLCLLAARRSPGPTVAAVAVLSTASMLTGPTWGPPAVALAFAAGSGIVRGARGWAYPSLGLGWALALTVALAVGWKVSGFRVGATTALVIVAVLLAEGLRTRREQLDADRRRQGERRASAAQEERVRIARELHDVVAHSLAQITVQAGMGLHLMDTQPERAREALTNIKGSSKASLDEVRGLLDVLRGADAAQDPTTGAPRRPGPDLEALPVLVQSLRDQGVDAVLELRLVSTPGAAVQQALYRIAQESVTNVLRHAQAGRVSVELVEVDGTYRLLVEDDGVGAPPGPAEHGNGLLGMTERAELLGGTLETGRSPLGGFRVTARVPVRGVA; this is encoded by the coding sequence ATGGCATCGGTCGAGACGGGTTCGGCACCCTGGACGACGCCGAGCGATCGCCGACCCGGACGCCCCGTCTGGCGCCTCTGGGCGCCGGTGGTGGTGTCCTTCCTCGTCCAGGTGCCCGCGACAGCGGTGCTCGCCCTCCACGGTTCCTTCGGCCCGGGTGCCGGTGCCTCGGGGTGGTCCCGTTCCTCGGCAGTCCTCCTGGCACTCGCCGGCGTGCTCTGCCTGCTCGCTGCCAGGCGGTCGCCCGGGCCGACGGTCGCGGCGGTCGCCGTGCTGTCGACCGCCTCGATGCTGACGGGTCCCACCTGGGGCCCTCCCGCCGTGGCGCTGGCGTTCGCCGCGGGTTCCGGCATCGTCCGTGGGGCGCGCGGCTGGGCCTATCCGTCGCTGGGACTCGGGTGGGCGCTCGCCCTGACCGTCGCGCTCGCCGTCGGTTGGAAGGTGTCGGGCTTCCGTGTCGGGGCCACGACCGCCCTCGTCATCGTCGCCGTCCTCCTCGCCGAGGGACTCCGCACCCGGCGCGAACAGCTCGACGCGGATCGCCGGCGTCAAGGTGAACGCCGGGCATCCGCCGCGCAGGAGGAGCGCGTGCGCATCGCCCGTGAGCTGCACGACGTGGTCGCCCACTCGCTCGCGCAGATCACCGTCCAGGCCGGCATGGGCCTGCATCTCATGGACACCCAGCCCGAACGTGCCAGGGAGGCTCTGACGAACATCAAGGGGTCGAGCAAGGCGTCGCTCGACGAGGTCCGTGGCCTCCTCGACGTCCTCCGTGGTGCCGATGCGGCCCAGGATCCCACGACCGGCGCGCCGAGGCGACCGGGGCCGGATCTCGAGGCACTACCAGTCCTCGTCCAGTCCCTCCGAGACCAGGGCGTCGACGCGGTACTCGAGCTGCGCCTCGTCTCCACGCCCGGCGCGGCCGTGCAGCAGGCGCTGTACCGGATCGCGCAGGAGAGCGTCACGAACGTCCTCCGGCACGCGCAGGCCGGACGGGTCTCCGTCGAGCTCGTCGAGGTCGACGGCACCTATCGCCTGCTCGTGGAGGACGACGGGGTCGGTGCCCCACCCGGACCCGCGGAGCACGGCAACGGCCTCCTCGGCATGACCGAGCGCGCCGAGCTCCTCGGCGGCACCCTCGAGACCGGGCGGAGTCCGCTCGGCGGCTTCCGTGTCACGGCCCGGGTGCCGGTCCGAGGCGTCGCATGA
- the ispG gene encoding flavodoxin-dependent (E)-4-hydroxy-3-methylbut-2-enyl-diphosphate synthase: MVAINLGLPSVPETLSPRRKSRQIKVGKVLVGGDAPVSVQSMTTTQTTNINATLQQIAELTASGCDIVRVAVPTRDDAEVLPIIAKKSQIPVIADIHFQPAYVYAAIDAGCAAVRVNPGNIRKFDDQVGEIARRAKAAGVSLRIGVNAGSLDPRLLQKYGKATPEALVESAVWEASLFEEHDFHDFKISVKHNDPVVMVKAYRLLAERGDWPLHLGVTEAGPSFQGTIKSATAFGILLSEGIGDTIRVSLSAPPAEEIKVGLQILQSLNLRERKLEIVSCPSCGRAQVDVYKLANDVTDGLEGMSVPLRVAVMGCVVNGPGEAREADLGVASGNGKGQIFVKGEVIKTVPESEIVATLIQEANRLAAEMPADDTSTGAPVVTVGSN; the protein is encoded by the coding sequence GTGGTAGCTATCAATCTGGGTCTTCCGTCGGTTCCCGAGACGCTCAGCCCGCGGCGCAAGTCGCGACAGATCAAGGTCGGCAAGGTGCTCGTCGGCGGCGATGCCCCGGTGAGCGTCCAGTCGATGACGACGACCCAGACGACCAACATCAACGCGACCCTCCAGCAGATCGCCGAGCTCACGGCCTCGGGCTGCGACATCGTCCGCGTGGCCGTCCCGACCCGCGACGACGCCGAGGTGCTGCCGATCATCGCGAAGAAGAGTCAGATCCCGGTGATCGCCGACATCCACTTCCAGCCCGCCTACGTCTACGCCGCGATCGACGCGGGGTGCGCGGCCGTCCGGGTCAATCCCGGCAACATCCGGAAGTTCGACGACCAGGTCGGCGAGATCGCCCGGCGCGCGAAGGCCGCCGGCGTCTCCCTCCGCATCGGTGTCAACGCCGGTTCCCTCGACCCGCGGCTGCTGCAGAAGTACGGCAAGGCGACCCCAGAAGCGCTCGTCGAGAGTGCCGTCTGGGAGGCGAGCCTCTTCGAGGAGCACGACTTCCACGACTTCAAGATCTCCGTCAAGCACAACGACCCGGTCGTCATGGTGAAGGCCTACCGGCTGCTCGCCGAGCGCGGTGACTGGCCGCTGCACCTCGGCGTGACGGAGGCCGGTCCCTCCTTCCAGGGCACCATCAAGAGCGCGACCGCGTTCGGCATCCTGCTCTCCGAGGGCATCGGCGACACCATCCGTGTCTCGCTCTCCGCGCCGCCGGCGGAGGAGATCAAGGTCGGGCTGCAGATCCTGCAGTCGCTGAACCTCCGCGAGCGCAAGCTCGAGATCGTCTCCTGCCCGAGCTGCGGGCGCGCCCAGGTCGACGTCTACAAGCTCGCGAACGACGTGACCGACGGCCTCGAGGGGATGAGCGTCCCCCTGCGCGTCGCTGTCATGGGTTGCGTCGTGAACGGCCCCGGAGAGGCTCGCGAGGCCGACCTCGGCGTCGCGAGCGGCAACGGCAAGGGCCAGATCTTCGTCAAGGGCGAGGTCATCAAGACGGTGCCGGAATCGGAGATCGTCGCGACGCTCATCCAGGAGGCCAACCGTCTGGCCGCCGAGATGCCCGCCGACGACACCTCCACGGGCGCTCCGGTGGTGACGGTCGGCTCCAACTGA
- a CDS encoding SHOCT domain-containing protein — MSTSLIVLAATAMHPGGPGPGFHLLWLLLIPAFWIAVIVLIVALAGRRWRRRAWSGASPDGHQGPPWAWRQDGSRSAEQTLAERFAQGDIDEVEYRERLGVLRANREAPPAR, encoded by the coding sequence ATGTCCACCTCCCTGATCGTGCTCGCCGCGACCGCGATGCATCCCGGCGGTCCCGGGCCGGGCTTCCACCTCCTCTGGCTGCTGCTCATCCCCGCGTTCTGGATCGCCGTGATCGTCCTCATCGTCGCGCTCGCCGGTCGGCGGTGGCGTCGCCGAGCCTGGTCCGGGGCGTCCCCGGACGGCCACCAGGGCCCGCCGTGGGCCTGGCGCCAGGACGGGTCGCGGAGCGCCGAGCAGACGCTCGCCGAGCGTTTCGCCCAGGGCGACATCGACGAGGTCGAGTACCGGGAACGGCTCGGCGTCCTGCGAGCGAATCGCGAGGCACCGCCCGCCCGTTGA
- a CDS encoding N-acetylneuraminate synthase family protein, with protein sequence MSIHQDANDTTDLDGRTQPSPVRIDGIPVGGGAPAYVIGEIGLNHNGDVELAKRLIDVAADAGAQAVKFQKRTPEISTPAHMRDVPRQTPWGEMSYLDYRYRVEFDREQYIEIGDHATLRGLSWFASPWDEPSVDFLEDLGVSAHKVASASVTDSGLLTRLAATGKPIILSTGMSTLEQIDRAVEILRGSPLVILHATSTYPLPAEEANLRMIDSLAARYPGVPIGYSGHETGLQISLAAVALGATMVERHITLDRAMWGSDHAASLEPHGFSNLVRDIRVIETAMGDGVKRIFPGELAPLAKLRRVDA encoded by the coding sequence ATGAGCATCCACCAGGACGCGAACGACACCACCGACCTCGACGGCCGGACGCAGCCGTCTCCCGTGCGCATCGACGGCATCCCCGTCGGCGGCGGCGCCCCCGCGTACGTCATCGGGGAGATCGGTCTCAACCACAACGGCGACGTGGAGCTCGCGAAGCGACTCATCGACGTGGCCGCCGACGCCGGCGCACAGGCCGTCAAGTTCCAGAAGCGCACGCCGGAGATCTCGACGCCGGCGCACATGCGCGACGTCCCGCGGCAGACGCCGTGGGGTGAGATGAGCTACCTCGACTACCGCTACCGGGTCGAGTTCGACCGTGAGCAGTACATCGAGATCGGCGACCACGCCACCCTGCGAGGCCTCAGCTGGTTCGCCTCCCCGTGGGACGAACCGTCCGTCGACTTCCTTGAGGACCTGGGCGTCAGCGCGCACAAGGTCGCGTCCGCCTCCGTGACCGACTCGGGCCTCCTGACCCGTCTCGCCGCGACCGGGAAGCCGATCATCCTCTCGACCGGCATGTCGACGCTCGAGCAGATCGACCGCGCAGTCGAGATCCTCCGGGGCTCGCCGCTGGTCATCCTGCACGCGACCTCCACGTACCCCTTGCCCGCCGAAGAGGCGAACCTCCGGATGATCGACAGCCTCGCCGCCCGGTACCCCGGTGTGCCGATCGGGTACTCCGGCCACGAGACCGGTCTGCAGATCTCCCTCGCCGCGGTCGCCCTCGGGGCCACGATGGTGGAACGCCACATCACGCTCGACCGTGCCATGTGGGGCTCGGACCACGCCGCGTCGCTCGAACCGCACGGCTTCTCGAACCTCGTCCGCGACATCCGGGTCATCGAGACCGCCATGGGTGACGGCGTCAAGCGCATCTTCCCCGGTGAACTCGCCCCACTCGCGAAGCTGCGCAGGGTCGATGCCTGA
- a CDS encoding VWA domain-containing protein, whose translation MELIYWWMPLVWLLAVAVVVAVVVLVARTGRRRKANAEPLWVAHSERLTALPGYRRALSRYRRLIIATIAALGVLLLAGTALGSRVVSTTVFQPELRNRDIVLCLDVSGSMTEYDAALVGVFEKLVQRFDGERIALVLFNASATTYFPLTSDYDYVAAQLDHLVEDLTSPESDYEYWNGTDLGNGSSLIGDGLGSCVMRFDQVGEERSRSIVLATDNYVAGEPILTLKEAGAYAKAQDVTVYGINPGDVSSKDYLDDLAAEMDEVVTSTGGDYYALADPGAVGGIVQQITAEQTKTLKGAKQLVQVDEPFVFVLAAFGGLAALMLLAWRLRR comes from the coding sequence GTGGAGCTGATCTACTGGTGGATGCCGCTCGTCTGGCTCCTCGCCGTGGCCGTGGTGGTCGCCGTCGTCGTCCTCGTGGCCCGCACCGGGCGGCGCCGGAAGGCGAACGCCGAGCCCCTGTGGGTCGCGCACTCCGAACGGCTCACCGCGCTCCCCGGTTACCGTCGCGCGCTGTCGCGGTACCGGCGCCTCATCATCGCGACGATCGCCGCGCTCGGGGTGCTGCTGCTCGCCGGCACGGCCCTCGGGTCACGCGTGGTGAGCACGACGGTGTTCCAGCCCGAACTGCGCAACCGCGACATCGTGCTCTGCCTCGACGTGTCCGGGTCGATGACGGAGTACGACGCCGCGCTGGTCGGGGTGTTCGAGAAGCTCGTGCAGCGGTTCGACGGTGAGCGGATCGCGCTCGTCCTGTTCAACGCGTCCGCGACCACGTACTTCCCGCTGACGAGCGACTACGACTACGTGGCAGCGCAGCTCGACCACCTCGTCGAGGACCTCACCTCGCCGGAGAGCGACTACGAGTACTGGAACGGCACCGATCTCGGGAACGGCTCGTCCCTCATCGGCGACGGTCTCGGGTCCTGCGTCATGCGGTTCGACCAGGTCGGCGAGGAACGGTCGCGCTCGATCGTGCTCGCGACCGACAACTACGTCGCGGGCGAGCCGATCCTCACGCTCAAGGAGGCCGGCGCCTACGCGAAGGCGCAGGACGTGACGGTGTACGGGATCAACCCCGGCGACGTCTCCAGCAAGGACTACCTCGACGACCTCGCCGCGGAGATGGACGAGGTCGTGACGTCCACCGGCGGGGACTACTACGCGCTCGCCGACCCCGGCGCGGTCGGCGGCATCGTCCAGCAGATCACGGCGGAGCAGACGAAGACGCTGAAGGGCGCCAAACAGCTCGTGCAGGTCGACGAGCCGTTCGTGTTCGTGCTGGCGGCGTTCGGCGGCCTCGCGGCGCTCATGCTGCTCGCCTGGAGGTTGCGCCGATGA
- a CDS encoding MoxR family ATPase produces MTVTPSTPIAPAELQRARSILSEIVGAYDAKVVGQQGLRTTLLAALVSGGHVLLESVPGLAKTTAAESIAQAVNASFKRIQCTPDLLPSDIIGTQIYDARTGAFQTQLGPVHANFVLLDEVNRSSAKTQSAMLEAMQERQTSIGGTHYPLPKPFFVLATQNPIEQEGTYHLPEAQLDRFLLKEVLDYPTIGEEAEIVRRVNSGLYETDQDRPGVSLEDVLFLQSLAKRVYLDASILNYIVQTVYVTRHASDYLPPKLASYIEYGASPRASIAFSTVARALAILAGRDHVIPEDVKGYRHQVLRHRIILNFEAAADDVSPETIIDAVFGAVQAP; encoded by the coding sequence GTGACCGTGACGCCGAGCACCCCCATCGCGCCAGCCGAGCTGCAGCGGGCCCGCAGCATCCTCTCCGAGATCGTCGGTGCCTACGATGCGAAGGTGGTCGGCCAGCAGGGCCTGCGCACCACCCTGCTCGCGGCGCTCGTCTCGGGCGGACACGTCCTGCTCGAGAGTGTCCCAGGACTCGCGAAGACGACCGCGGCGGAATCGATCGCTCAAGCGGTGAACGCCTCGTTCAAACGCATCCAGTGCACCCCCGACCTGTTGCCGAGCGACATCATCGGCACCCAGATCTACGACGCCCGCACGGGCGCGTTCCAGACCCAGCTCGGGCCCGTACACGCGAACTTCGTGCTCCTCGACGAGGTCAACCGGTCGAGCGCGAAGACCCAGAGCGCGATGCTCGAGGCGATGCAGGAACGCCAGACCTCCATCGGCGGCACGCACTATCCGCTGCCGAAGCCGTTCTTCGTCCTCGCCACGCAGAACCCCATCGAGCAGGAGGGCACGTACCACCTGCCCGAGGCGCAGCTCGACCGCTTCCTCCTCAAGGAGGTGCTCGACTACCCGACGATCGGCGAGGAGGCCGAGATCGTCCGTCGGGTGAACTCCGGGCTCTACGAGACCGACCAGGACCGCCCGGGGGTGAGCCTCGAGGACGTCCTGTTCCTGCAGTCCCTCGCCAAGCGGGTCTACCTCGACGCATCGATCCTCAACTACATCGTCCAGACGGTCTACGTGACCCGCCATGCGAGCGACTACCTGCCGCCGAAGCTCGCGAGCTACATCGAGTACGGGGCGAGCCCGCGCGCCAGCATCGCGTTCAGCACCGTCGCGCGGGCGCTCGCGATCCTCGCCGGCCGCGACCACGTCATCCCGGAGGACGTCAAGGGCTACCGCCACCAGGTGCTGCGGCACCGCATCATCCTGAACTTCGAAGCCGCGGCCGACGACGTCTCGCCCGAGACGATCATCGACGCCGTCTTCGGAGCGGTCCAGGCACCGTAG
- a CDS encoding DUF58 domain-containing protein has protein sequence MSAPLLHRVKSKLFIHAHRRVRGMLDGEYRSVFQGRSLDFDDLREYTPGDEIKDIDWKATARHGAPLVKRYIATRKHQVLFVVDTGRDLAALAEGGSTKREVAILAVGILGYLAIRHGDLVGLVAGDAAAPELVRPAGTESALERLLQHIDRRASLAAPQSDLDELLGYAARSVKQRCLLVIVSDDEEITPKRSEILRRLHVQHEVLWISVGDADLMRAEYTGRAMVDVADERSLPAFIRSDDALRREFTEAVTSATARHLDQLEELGISGQRVTGADDVVPVLFHLLEAHRHARR, from the coding sequence GTGTCAGCCCCGCTGCTCCACCGGGTGAAGTCCAAACTCTTCATCCACGCCCACCGCCGCGTGCGGGGGATGCTCGACGGCGAGTACCGTTCGGTGTTCCAGGGCAGGAGCCTCGACTTCGACGACCTCCGCGAGTACACCCCGGGCGACGAGATCAAGGACATCGACTGGAAGGCGACGGCCAGACACGGCGCTCCACTCGTGAAGCGCTACATCGCCACGCGGAAACACCAGGTGCTGTTCGTCGTCGACACGGGTCGTGATCTCGCGGCGCTCGCCGAGGGTGGGAGCACCAAACGCGAGGTCGCCATCCTCGCGGTCGGCATCCTGGGATACCTCGCGATCCGGCACGGCGACCTCGTCGGTCTCGTCGCCGGCGACGCCGCCGCACCGGAACTCGTCCGACCCGCCGGCACCGAATCGGCACTCGAGCGCCTGCTGCAGCACATCGACCGGCGTGCGTCGCTCGCGGCACCCCAGAGCGATCTCGACGAGTTGCTCGGCTACGCGGCACGGTCGGTCAAGCAGCGCTGTCTGCTCGTGATCGTCTCGGACGATGAGGAGATCACGCCGAAGCGGTCGGAGATCCTCCGCCGCCTGCACGTCCAGCACGAGGTGCTCTGGATCTCGGTCGGCGACGCCGACCTCATGCGGGCGGAGTACACCGGTCGGGCGATGGTCGACGTCGCCGACGAGCGGTCCCTGCCGGCCTTCATCCGGTCGGACGACGCGCTCCGTCGTGAGTTCACCGAGGCCGTCACCAGCGCGACCGCCAGACACCTCGACCAGCTCGAGGAACTCGGCATCAGCGGTCAGCGCGTGACCGGAGCCGACGACGTCGTCCCCGTCCTCTTCCACCTCCTCGAGGCCCACCGACATGCCCGGCGATAA
- a CDS encoding acylneuraminate cytidylyltransferase, which translates to MTSAAHGRHPETDGATAIVPVRGGSKGIHRKNLRTVRGSTLIARSVEGLLRSGGVSRVVVTTDHPDLAAAAVAAGAEVIDRPAELAEDSTSSEAALLHALGVLAERGELTPVTVFAQATSPFLDVEALDDAVALVSSGRADSVFAAVLDHGFLWTEKTKGARGIGHDHRERPRRQDRAPQYRETGSFYVFDTGGFLEARHRFFGRIAPAVTRSFAALDIDEPEDLLVAEAIAGLAERQLGIPSGSERSERHLDVDAVVTDFDGVHTDDRASIDADGVERVSVHRGDGLGVRQLREAGLPFLILSTERVPIVAARAAKLGVDVVYGSADKATALRDWATAKGVPLDRIAYLGNDVNDIPALEIVGWPVVVADAHPEARAVSRLVLERRGGDGAVRELADLVLAARATLDPLKLSTLQSNGARP; encoded by the coding sequence ATGACATCTGCAGCGCACGGGAGGCACCCGGAGACCGACGGCGCGACGGCGATCGTCCCGGTCAGGGGCGGTTCGAAGGGGATCCACCGCAAGAATCTCAGGACGGTCCGCGGGAGCACCCTCATCGCGCGATCGGTCGAAGGGCTGCTGCGGTCGGGTGGCGTCTCGCGCGTGGTCGTCACGACCGATCACCCGGACCTCGCCGCCGCCGCCGTCGCCGCCGGTGCCGAGGTCATCGACCGGCCGGCCGAACTCGCCGAGGACAGCACCTCCTCCGAGGCCGCGCTCCTCCACGCGCTCGGCGTCCTCGCGGAGCGCGGAGAGCTGACCCCCGTGACGGTGTTCGCGCAGGCGACGTCGCCCTTCCTCGACGTTGAAGCACTCGACGACGCCGTCGCCCTGGTCTCCTCCGGGCGGGCGGACTCCGTCTTCGCCGCGGTGCTCGACCACGGATTCCTCTGGACGGAGAAGACGAAGGGTGCCCGAGGGATCGGTCACGACCACCGCGAGCGGCCCCGGCGACAGGACCGCGCGCCGCAGTACCGCGAGACCGGCTCGTTCTACGTCTTCGACACGGGCGGCTTCCTCGAGGCCCGGCACCGCTTCTTCGGCCGGATCGCGCCGGCCGTCACCAGGTCCTTCGCCGCACTCGACATCGACGAGCCGGAGGATCTGCTCGTCGCGGAGGCGATCGCCGGACTCGCCGAACGCCAGCTGGGGATCCCGTCGGGCTCGGAACGCTCGGAGCGCCACCTCGACGTCGACGCTGTCGTCACCGACTTCGACGGGGTCCACACCGACGACCGCGCCAGCATCGACGCCGACGGAGTCGAACGGGTGAGCGTCCATCGCGGTGACGGCCTCGGCGTCCGTCAGCTGCGCGAGGCCGGGCTGCCGTTCCTGATCCTGTCGACCGAGCGGGTCCCGATCGTCGCCGCACGCGCGGCCAAACTCGGCGTCGACGTCGTGTACGGCTCAGCCGACAAGGCGACCGCGCTCCGCGACTGGGCGACGGCGAAGGGCGTCCCACTCGACCGCATCGCGTACCTCGGCAACGACGTCAACGACATCCCGGCCCTCGAGATCGTCGGCTGGCCGGTGGTCGTCGCCGATGCGCACCCGGAGGCCCGTGCCGTCTCCCGGCTCGTCCTGGAACGCCGAGGCGGCGACGGGGCCGTCCGCGAACTCGCCGACCTCGTCCTCGCCGCACGCGCGACCCTCGACCCCCTGAAGCTGTCCACGCTGCAATCGAACGGAGCACGACCATGA
- a CDS encoding response regulator transcription factor, which yields MIRVVVADDQALIRGGFRALLDAEPDIAVVGEAAGGDEALVVVRRERPDVVLMDIRMPGGDGLAATEAIVADPALEATRIIVVTTFELDEYVAQAIRAGASGFLVKDTEPAELIRAVRVVASGDALLSPGVTRRLLTQVAGAIAAPLDDAVIAGLTEREREVLGLVGRGLTNEEIGGALFLSPLTAKTHVSRIMAKLAARDRVRLVVIAYETGLVSPGV from the coding sequence ATGATCCGCGTGGTCGTCGCCGACGACCAGGCACTCATCCGCGGCGGGTTCCGCGCCCTCCTCGACGCGGAGCCCGACATCGCGGTCGTCGGTGAGGCGGCCGGTGGGGACGAGGCGCTCGTCGTCGTCCGTCGGGAACGCCCGGACGTGGTCCTCATGGACATCAGGATGCCCGGAGGGGACGGCCTGGCCGCAACCGAGGCCATCGTCGCGGATCCGGCGCTCGAGGCCACCCGCATCATCGTCGTCACCACCTTCGAACTCGACGAGTACGTCGCGCAGGCGATCCGGGCAGGTGCGAGCGGCTTCCTCGTGAAGGACACCGAGCCGGCCGAGCTCATCCGGGCCGTCCGTGTGGTCGCGTCGGGTGACGCCCTGCTGTCGCCCGGGGTCACGAGGCGGCTGCTCACCCAGGTCGCCGGAGCGATCGCCGCGCCGCTCGACGACGCCGTGATCGCCGGGCTCACCGAGCGCGAACGCGAGGTGCTGGGGCTCGTCGGACGCGGACTCACCAACGAGGAGATCGGAGGGGCGCTGTTCCTCAGCCCGCTCACGGCGAAGACCCACGTGTCGCGCATCATGGCGAAGCTCGCCGCGCGCGACCGGGTCCGGCTCGTCGTCATCGCCTACGAGACCGGGCTCGTCAGTCCCGGCGTCTGA